A genome region from Candidatus Dormiibacterota bacterium includes the following:
- the ruvB gene encoding Holliday junction branch migration DNA helicase RuvB, translating to MIERITATEETTTPEEQQLEETLRPKTFTSYVGQNLIKDTLKLAIQAAAARAEVLDHVLLYGPPGLGKTTMAGVIAAETRSNLRVTSGPAIERAGDLASILTNLSEGDILFIDEIHRLPKTVEEVLYPAMEDYGIDIMLGKGPSAKSIRLDLPKFTIIGATTRAGALSAPFRDRFGMVHRLEYYTPEEMVKILQRSARILDVKLDKDAAGEIALRSRLTPRVANRLLKRVRDFAQVKHDGAVSLSIAKDALSMLEIDELGLDSADRKLLSAIIEHYQGGPVGVETLAAICSEERATIEDVYEPFLMQIGLLERTARGRKATQKAYVHLGVEPPENPQTKLL from the coding sequence ATGATCGAACGCATTACAGCAACCGAAGAAACCACCACCCCAGAAGAGCAACAGCTAGAAGAAACCCTGCGGCCTAAAACCTTCACTTCTTATGTCGGCCAAAACCTAATTAAAGATACCCTTAAGCTAGCCATCCAAGCAGCCGCCGCGCGAGCTGAAGTGCTGGATCACGTTCTGCTGTATGGGCCACCAGGCCTGGGCAAGACGACCATGGCCGGAGTGATTGCTGCCGAAACACGCTCTAATTTGCGGGTTACTTCCGGCCCGGCTATAGAGAGGGCAGGGGATCTGGCCTCTATCCTGACCAACCTGAGCGAAGGCGACATATTATTTATAGATGAAATCCACCGGCTGCCTAAAACGGTAGAGGAGGTGTTATATCCGGCAATGGAAGATTACGGTATAGATATTATGCTAGGCAAAGGGCCTTCGGCTAAATCCATCCGACTCGATCTGCCGAAATTTACAATTATTGGTGCCACCACCAGAGCCGGTGCTCTCAGCGCGCCCTTCCGCGACCGCTTCGGTATGGTGCATCGCCTAGAGTATTACACCCCTGAAGAGATGGTAAAGATTCTGCAGCGCTCGGCCCGGATTCTGGATGTGAAGCTAGATAAAGACGCCGCAGGGGAGATAGCGTTGCGCTCCCGGTTAACCCCGCGTGTGGCAAACAGACTGCTTAAGCGGGTGCGCGATTTTGCTCAGGTTAAACACGACGGCGCGGTGAGTCTGAGTATCGCCAAAGATGCGCTTTCTATGCTGGAGATAGACGAGCTCGGTCTAGATAGCGCTGACCGCAAGCTGCTCTCAGCTATTATTGAACATTACCAAGGCGGGCCAGTGGGCGTAGAGACTTTGGCTGCTATTTGCTCTGAAGAAAGAGCCACAATTGAAGACGTGTACGAGCCGTTCTTGATGCAGATCGGTCTGTTAGAGCGTACGGCCAGAGGACGCAAAGCAACACAGAAGGCTTATGTGCATCTGGGCGTGGAACCGCCCGAAAACCCTCAAACTAAGCTGCTGTAA
- the ruvC gene encoding crossover junction endodeoxyribonuclease RuvC encodes MRILGIDPGTATTGFGLIEKTDEGIKFVDAGVISTSKDTPMPDRLVTIYDEVTQLVNELRPDEVAVELLYFAANVTTAMTVGQARGVVILAAAKSGLPVFEYTPLQVKMAITGYGRADKKQMQEMVKTILKLKTIPKPDDAADGLAIAITHAHQMAESKL; translated from the coding sequence GTGAGGATCCTAGGCATAGACCCAGGTACCGCCACTACTGGTTTTGGCTTAATAGAAAAAACCGATGAAGGCATTAAGTTTGTTGATGCCGGTGTAATAAGCACCTCCAAAGACACACCAATGCCCGACCGCTTAGTAACTATTTATGATGAGGTTACCCAGCTGGTTAATGAGCTCCGGCCCGACGAAGTTGCAGTGGAGCTCTTATACTTTGCGGCTAATGTTACCACCGCGATGACGGTTGGCCAGGCAAGGGGAGTGGTAATTTTAGCCGCTGCAAAATCCGGGCTGCCGGTTTTTGAATATACTCCATTGCAAGTTAAAATGGCTATTACCGGTTACGGCCGGGCCGATAAAAAACAGATGCAGGAAATGGTAAAAACAATTCTTAAATTAAAAACTATTCCTAAGCCAGACGATGCGGCCGATGGGTTGGCTATAGCCATTACCCATGCCCACCAAATGGCGGAGAGTAAATTATGA
- the pilO gene encoding type 4a pilus biogenesis protein PilO, whose translation MKPNKFFVILVIAIVTLLVLGGFGYYMVSQSLSNGTRILSQKLADEQLADERLSQLNDLEEQYKKLTPLLGDIEAALPKTKQQSELALQLQDIATQSGMSITNLTFQPNTTLPNTISQTVKLGDVLAIPVTFNLGGSYAQLQSFLQKQERLNRYTSVTNLNINRGERGSLTFTVTLHAYVKP comes from the coding sequence ATGAAGCCAAATAAATTTTTCGTAATACTAGTGATTGCTATTGTCACCCTCTTAGTCTTGGGCGGTTTTGGGTATTATATGGTAAGCCAGAGCCTGTCTAACGGCACTAGAATTCTCAGCCAGAAGCTGGCCGACGAACAGCTGGCCGACGAGCGTCTGAGCCAATTAAACGACTTGGAGGAGCAGTATAAAAAACTCACCCCCTTGCTGGGCGATATCGAAGCTGCTCTGCCTAAGACAAAACAACAGTCAGAACTTGCCCTGCAGCTTCAAGACATCGCAACCCAAAGCGGTATGTCTATTACTAATTTAACCTTTCAACCCAATACCACCCTACCAAACACCATAAGCCAGACAGTCAAACTGGGTGATGTATTGGCAATTCCGGTAACTTTCAACTTGGGTGGTTCATATGCCCAGCTACAGAGCTTTTTGCAAAAACAAGAAAGACTGAACCGCTATACCAGCGTTACAAACCTGAACATTAACCGCGGAGAAAGAGGCTCATTGACCTTCACTGTCACCCTGCATGCCTACGTAAAGCCATGA
- a CDS encoding PilN domain-containing protein codes for MVNLLPPDIKFQVEYSKKNARLIRYIKIIVLLAVVIGGMMVGGRMYLEGQIAAIDKTNREKNEQIAKSKELETSAKAINSRLVSIQSIQKNQAKFSLLLSDLAAATPSDVAIDTITLTGDDKKPVRIDATAKNYRAGLSFRESLARSTRIGAADLESITQSEGGQHKVVVTIAFNAGQSR; via the coding sequence ATGGTTAATCTTCTGCCACCGGATATTAAATTCCAGGTAGAATACTCTAAAAAGAATGCCAGGCTGATTCGATATATTAAAATTATCGTACTGCTGGCTGTTGTAATCGGTGGAATGATGGTGGGAGGCCGCATGTATTTAGAGGGTCAAATTGCGGCTATAGATAAAACCAACAGAGAGAAAAACGAGCAGATTGCAAAAAGTAAAGAACTCGAAACAAGCGCCAAAGCCATCAATTCCCGGCTAGTGTCGATACAAAGCATCCAGAAAAACCAAGCAAAATTTTCTCTGCTTTTAAGCGACCTAGCAGCGGCCACACCTAGTGATGTAGCGATCGATACCATTACCCTGACGGGAGATGATAAAAAGCCTGTGCGCATAGATGCTACCGCAAAAAACTACCGGGCAGGATTAAGCTTTAGAGAAAGCCTGGCCCGCTCTACTCGTATTGGAGCAGCCGATTTGGAATCTATTACCCAAAGCGAGGGCGGCCAGCACAAGGTGGTGGTAACGATAGCATTTAACGCGGGGCAATCACGATGA
- the ruvA gene encoding Holliday junction branch migration protein RuvA: MIATISGKVSEKQNDAVIIELGGIGYEVVLTTEDWGKAKAGELAKYYIYEHIREDTHVLYGFSALAAKRLYTQLLGVSGVGPKVAMQVLSAATLNRLQQAIATGDPELLKGVSGVGKKTAERIVVELKGKIEAGGDMGASSQDSAYQALIGLGYSAAQAAEAAAKVPADVTDAQERIKLALKQLS, from the coding sequence ATGATAGCGACTATTAGCGGCAAGGTATCTGAAAAGCAGAATGATGCAGTCATTATAGAGCTTGGCGGAATTGGCTATGAGGTGGTGCTGACTACTGAGGATTGGGGCAAGGCTAAGGCAGGGGAATTGGCCAAGTACTATATATATGAACATATCAGGGAAGATACCCATGTACTCTATGGCTTTAGCGCGCTGGCAGCTAAACGGCTATATACTCAGCTACTGGGCGTAAGCGGGGTAGGGCCCAAAGTCGCCATGCAAGTACTCTCGGCTGCTACGCTTAACAGGCTACAGCAGGCGATAGCGACTGGTGACCCGGAGCTACTCAAAGGTGTGAGTGGTGTTGGTAAAAAAACAGCCGAGCGGATAGTGGTGGAGCTGAAGGGCAAGATTGAAGCTGGGGGAGATATGGGTGCAAGTTCGCAAGACAGCGCCTACCAGGCTTTAATTGGCCTAGGCTACTCGGCTGCCCAAGCCGCTGAGGCTGCGGCTAAAGTACCGGCCGATGTTACAGACGCGCAAGAGCGCATTAAGCTTGCCCTTAAGCAGCTATCCTGA
- a CDS encoding YebC/PmpR family DNA-binding transcriptional regulator, giving the protein MSGHSKWHSIKHKKAITDARRGKAFTQVANLVSVAARQGGGDPEMNFKLRLAIAKAKSVNMPTANIERAIKRGTGELGGARIEEVTYEAMLPGGAALIIEAATDNRNRTAPEIRTLVTKHGGRMADPGSVMYQFDHKGVIRLQPKDVEAATLDAIEAGAEDVVEDAEEGEGELTVYTKPTALSAVQKKLSELGHEAESAELAYIPKTPVMISDQKTATQIMKIMDILEDYEDVTGAHANFDLSPELAEQLS; this is encoded by the coding sequence ATGTCTGGTCACTCCAAATGGCATTCAATCAAACACAAAAAAGCGATTACTGACGCGCGCCGCGGCAAGGCCTTTACACAGGTAGCTAATCTCGTTTCGGTGGCGGCCCGGCAGGGCGGGGGTGACCCGGAAATGAACTTTAAGCTGCGGCTGGCAATAGCTAAGGCCAAATCTGTAAATATGCCTACCGCCAACATTGAGCGGGCTATTAAGCGCGGCACAGGCGAACTGGGCGGAGCTAGGATAGAAGAGGTAACCTATGAGGCGATGCTGCCGGGCGGGGCAGCCTTAATTATAGAGGCGGCTACCGACAATCGTAACCGTACGGCACCAGAAATCCGCACTCTGGTTACAAAGCATGGCGGGCGGATGGCCGACCCCGGTTCTGTAATGTACCAGTTCGACCATAAAGGTGTAATTCGCCTTCAGCCCAAGGATGTTGAGGCTGCCACACTAGACGCGATCGAAGCCGGCGCCGAGGACGTGGTCGAAGATGCGGAAGAAGGTGAGGGCGAGCTAACGGTTTACACAAAGCCCACTGCTTTAAGCGCTGTGCAAAAGAAACTGTCTGAGCTGGGGCACGAAGCAGAATCTGCTGAGCTGGCCTACATACCCAAAACCCCGGTGATGATTAGCGATCAAAAAACCGCAACTCAGATTATGAAAATCATGGATATACTGGAAGACTATGAGGATGTTACAGGGGCACATGCCAATTTTGATTTATCACCGGAATTGGCTGAGCAATTATCGTGA
- a CDS encoding ComEC/Rec2 family competence protein translates to MQLKRSTQITLLAIFTLAGIIIGRNSFSIDVILIFTAAAIAVVLMILKSRLALLWLLAACLLLGMWRGDATRLENTALGQNIGQKVTLTGTISDDPVRTDKGFVSFTLKSLEYDGQPIAGAVRMQTNYKKLQRGYRVKARGKLGTSLGAVQTRIGFAQTEVISTETSWLEQLRQRFFASLRSYLPEDLASFSLGLLVGARGLIPRELQDQLTVVGLTHLIAVSGYNLTIIIQAVYRLLGRASNYIATAGSLWLIAGFLIVAGFSASIVRAAFVAVLGLAAAYYGRRVKPMTLIALPAAVTALIKPDYLIYDLGWQLSFLAFFGILVLAPLAESRLFKRPNAVTMLAAQSIAAHIMTFPLILLIFGNLSVVSPLANLLILPLIPLAMLLSFSLGIVGMTFPIVAAWLGLPTAGLLAMIVGVVQWMNGWEGASAKYSADLWQVAALYIAIAVLTFVLTKKVRGIRQVDTLKDKVLA, encoded by the coding sequence ATGCAATTAAAACGATCCACGCAAATAACGCTATTAGCTATTTTTACTTTAGCCGGCATCATTATTGGCCGTAATTCTTTTTCTATTGATGTGATTTTGATTTTTACCGCTGCAGCTATAGCCGTAGTTTTGATGATACTAAAATCCCGGCTGGCACTTCTTTGGCTGCTGGCCGCGTGTTTGCTGCTTGGAATGTGGAGAGGGGATGCCACCCGACTAGAGAATACCGCGCTGGGCCAGAATATTGGCCAGAAGGTGACGCTTACGGGCACGATCAGTGATGACCCTGTGCGGACAGATAAGGGATTCGTTTCTTTTACGCTAAAATCTCTGGAGTATGATGGCCAGCCGATCGCTGGCGCGGTGCGGATGCAGACTAATTATAAAAAGCTGCAGCGCGGCTACAGGGTAAAAGCCCGAGGCAAACTGGGCACAAGTCTAGGGGCGGTTCAAACCCGAATCGGCTTCGCTCAGACCGAAGTAATATCAACCGAGACCAGCTGGCTCGAGCAGTTACGCCAAAGGTTCTTTGCTAGTCTGCGTTCGTATCTGCCCGAGGATCTTGCCTCATTCAGCCTGGGTCTGCTGGTGGGCGCCCGGGGACTGATACCAAGAGAACTGCAGGACCAGCTGACGGTTGTTGGCCTGACCCATTTAATTGCCGTTTCTGGCTACAATCTCACCATCATTATCCAGGCTGTTTACCGCTTGCTGGGCCGGGCTTCTAACTACATAGCGACGGCCGGCAGTTTGTGGCTGATAGCCGGCTTCTTAATTGTGGCTGGTTTTAGTGCCTCAATCGTTAGGGCTGCTTTTGTGGCAGTACTGGGTCTTGCCGCCGCCTACTACGGCCGGCGCGTAAAACCGATGACGCTCATTGCTCTGCCGGCAGCCGTTACGGCTTTAATCAAGCCAGATTATTTAATCTACGATCTAGGCTGGCAGCTTTCGTTCCTGGCTTTCTTTGGCATCCTGGTTTTGGCTCCATTGGCAGAAAGCCGTCTATTTAAGCGGCCTAATGCCGTCACCATGCTGGCTGCGCAATCAATTGCTGCGCATATTATGACCTTTCCGCTGATTTTACTGATTTTCGGCAACCTCTCCGTGGTATCACCACTGGCTAATCTGCTCATACTGCCTCTTATTCCGCTGGCTATGCTGCTAAGTTTTAGCTTGGGGATTGTTGGCATGACGTTTCCGATAGTGGCCGCTTGGCTCGGCTTGCCAACGGCTGGCTTGCTTGCGATGATAGTTGGGGTCGTACAGTGGATGAACGGGTGGGAAGGGGCGAGTGCAAAATATTCAGCCGATCTGTGGCAGGTGGCGGCATTATATATAGCTATTGCGGTCCTTACCTTTGTACTTACAAAAAAAGTTCGCGGTATTAGGCAGGTGGATACACTGAAAGATAAGGTATTGGCCTGA